Proteins from a single region of Rhodospirillales bacterium:
- the secG gene encoding preprotein translocase subunit SecG: MINVLLVIHLLVAVSLVGIVLLQRSEGGALGIGGGGGGMGGFLSGRSTANLLTRSTAILAAVFIITSLGLARLAGGHHVPKSILDEPAPAPLEEPAQPAEPTAPIAR, from the coding sequence ATGATTAACGTTCTGCTCGTCATCCACCTTCTCGTTGCCGTCTCCCTCGTCGGCATCGTCTTGCTCCAACGCAGCGAGGGTGGAGCGCTCGGCATCGGCGGTGGAGGCGGCGGAATGGGCGGATTTCTCAGCGGCCGCAGCACGGCCAACTTGCTGACCCGCTCGACCGCAATCCTGGCCGCGGTCTTCATCATCACCAGTCTTGGCCTCGCCCGCCTCGCTGGCGGCCATCATGTTCCGAAGTCGATTCTCGACGAACCTGCCCCGGCTCCGCTTGAGGAGCCGGCCCAGCCGGCGGAGCCTACCGCGCCGATCGCTCGCTAA
- a CDS encoding CTP synthase yields the protein MTRFIFITGGVVSSLGKGLASAALGALLQARGFSVRLRKLDPYINVDPGTMSPYQHGEVFVTNDGAETDLDLGHYERFTGVPARRSDSVTTGRIYSDVIARERHGDYLGATIQVIPHITDAIKEFVVADIDDEDFVLCEIGGTVGDIESLPFLEAIRQLGNELGRERVMYIHATLIPYLPAAGELKTKPTQHSVKELLSVGIQPDLLLCRADRAITEGARRKIGQFCNVRYEAVIPALDVETIYAVPISYHEQALDDEVCRHFGLEAPPPDLSRWHEIVSRALRPEGEVTIAVVGKYIDLLDAYKSLAEALSHGGIANNVHVRIEWIDSVAFENGATAPVLDHVHGILVPGGFGERGAQGKIEAVRFARERRVPYFGICFGMQMAVVEAARNLAGIPGAGSTEFGPCAAPVVGLMTEWMRGNRVELREAGGNLGGTMRLGAYECVLKPESRAQAIFQAERVSERHRHRYEVNNNYIGTLERCGLRFSGMSPDGLLPEILELPAHPWFIGVQFHPELRSRPFDPHPLFASFIRAAVEQSRLV from the coding sequence ATGACGCGGTTCATCTTCATCACTGGCGGCGTGGTCTCCTCGCTCGGCAAGGGATTGGCTTCAGCGGCGCTGGGCGCGCTGTTGCAGGCCCGGGGTTTTTCCGTACGGCTGCGCAAGCTCGACCCTTATATCAACGTCGATCCGGGGACGATGAGCCCCTACCAGCACGGTGAGGTGTTCGTTACCAACGACGGGGCGGAAACCGATCTCGACCTCGGCCATTACGAACGCTTCACCGGCGTTCCGGCGCGGCGCAGCGACAGCGTGACCACCGGCCGGATCTATTCCGATGTCATCGCCCGCGAGCGCCACGGCGACTACCTCGGCGCCACCATTCAGGTGATCCCGCACATCACCGACGCGATCAAGGAATTCGTCGTCGCCGACATCGATGACGAGGATTTCGTGCTGTGTGAAATCGGCGGGACCGTCGGCGACATCGAAAGCCTGCCTTTCCTCGAGGCGATCCGCCAGCTTGGCAACGAACTGGGTCGCGAGCGGGTGATGTACATTCATGCGACGCTGATTCCCTACCTGCCGGCCGCAGGCGAGTTGAAGACGAAGCCGACACAGCATTCGGTCAAGGAACTGCTCAGCGTCGGCATCCAGCCCGACCTGTTGCTTTGCCGCGCCGACCGGGCGATCACCGAGGGTGCGCGTCGCAAGATCGGTCAGTTCTGCAATGTCCGTTACGAGGCGGTGATTCCGGCGCTGGATGTCGAGACAATCTACGCGGTGCCGATCAGCTACCATGAACAGGCGCTCGACGACGAAGTCTGCCGGCACTTCGGTCTTGAGGCGCCGCCGCCGGACCTGAGCCGCTGGCATGAGATCGTCTCCCGGGCGCTGCGTCCCGAAGGCGAGGTGACGATCGCCGTCGTCGGTAAGTACATCGACCTGCTCGATGCCTACAAGTCGCTGGCAGAAGCGCTGTCGCATGGCGGCATCGCCAACAACGTGCACGTCCGCATTGAGTGGATCGATTCCGTCGCCTTCGAGAACGGCGCGACAGCACCGGTACTCGATCACGTCCACGGCATTCTCGTGCCCGGCGGCTTCGGCGAGCGCGGTGCCCAGGGCAAGATCGAGGCGGTGCGCTTCGCCCGCGAGCGCCGAGTTCCCTACTTCGGCATCTGCTTCGGCATGCAGATGGCGGTGGTCGAAGCGGCGCGCAATCTCGCCGGCATTCCCGGCGCCGGCTCCACCGAGTTCGGGCCGTGCGCCGCTCCAGTGGTCGGGCTGATGACCGAATGGATGCGCGGCAATCGTGTCGAGCTGCGCGAGGCCGGCGGCAACCTCGGTGGCACCATGCGCCTCGGCGCCTACGAATGCGTGCTCAAGCCGGAGAGCCGGGCGCAGGCAATCTTCCAGGCTGAACGGGTGAGCGAGCGCCACCGCCACCGCTACGAGGTCAACAACAACTACATCGGCACGCTGGAGCGCTGCGGACTGCGTTTTTCCGGAATGTCCCCGGATGGCCTGCTACCGGAAATCCTCGAGCTGCCCGCCCACCCGTGGTTCATCGGCGTGCAGTTCCATCCGGAATTGCGTTCACGTCCCTTCGATCCGCATCCGTTGTTCGCCTCGTTCATTCGCGCCGCCGTCGAGCAGTCGCGGCTTGTCTGA
- a CDS encoding winged helix-turn-helix domain-containing protein, translating into MARLSLRVDFAPSARLGPGKVRLLELIAAHGSIAAAGRAMRMSYRRAWMLVEELNRCFKEPLVATQMGGSRGGGTTLTPLGEDIVRRYRAIEAEADSAVAAHLRALDLALSDATRALADDRGNVEASQGHPPSA; encoded by the coding sequence ATGGCCAGGCTGAGCCTCAGGGTCGATTTCGCGCCGAGCGCCCGCCTCGGTCCAGGCAAGGTGCGCCTACTCGAGCTCATCGCCGCACACGGCTCGATTGCCGCCGCCGGCCGGGCGATGCGCATGTCGTATCGTCGCGCCTGGATGCTGGTCGAGGAGCTTAACCGCTGCTTCAAGGAGCCGCTGGTGGCAACGCAGATGGGCGGCAGCCGCGGCGGCGGCACGACATTGACTCCGCTGGGCGAGGACATCGTCAGGCGCTACCGGGCGATTGAGGCCGAGGCCGATTCGGCTGTCGCCGCCCACCTTCGCGCACTAGACCTCGCCCTGTCTGACGCCACGCGCGCGCTTGCCGATGACCGAGGCAACGTCGAGGCGTCCCAGGGGCATCCCCCCTCCGCCTGA
- a CDS encoding porin — MTHPSNAETTSPDKIKLSLSGYYQQWGVVTDQHLRSRTAPGANAQQQSTTLVDNKHNSEVCVIGQTTLDNGLTIGVNIQLEAFTEADTVDESFLFLQSPTVGQAIIGDKDNAAYLLHVTAPDGGISIDSGDTVKSRFFETGPGVLFDSPLATTNLRLNDNDSGKFTYITPRFAGFQVGVSFIPEFESGGDDNSALTQAGSGDSGRAAGQKNGVAGGVNYRDVIGGVGVQASGGFLRAESFSGGANTNNANLLAYNAGAQLSYGGFAVGGGWMYVPQGQRTATTRFNGSSWSAGASYEFGPYKVGADYFSGNNNRTPNGGKDRLDQAALSGTYVLGPGIRLVGGLFYYNWQAENKLSENENGIGAATGLKLSF; from the coding sequence ATGACTCATCCATCAAATGCTGAGACAACTTCTCCCGATAAAATTAAGCTATCGCTAAGCGGTTATTATCAGCAGTGGGGAGTCGTAACCGATCAGCATCTACGCTCCCGTACCGCGCCCGGTGCCAATGCGCAGCAGCAATCGACCACGCTGGTTGATAACAAGCACAACTCGGAAGTGTGTGTCATTGGCCAGACAACCCTCGATAACGGCCTGACGATCGGCGTGAACATCCAGCTCGAAGCGTTCACCGAAGCGGATACCGTCGACGAATCGTTTCTCTTTCTCCAGTCACCAACGGTTGGCCAAGCAATCATCGGTGATAAGGACAATGCCGCCTATTTGCTGCACGTCACCGCGCCGGATGGCGGCATCAGCATCGATTCCGGTGATACGGTCAAATCCCGCTTCTTCGAGACCGGACCTGGCGTGCTGTTCGATTCGCCACTGGCAACGACCAACCTCAGGCTGAACGACAACGATTCGGGCAAGTTCACCTACATTACTCCCCGCTTCGCCGGCTTTCAGGTCGGGGTTTCATTCATTCCAGAATTCGAAAGCGGCGGCGATGACAACAGCGCGCTCACGCAGGCGGGTTCCGGCGACAGCGGTCGAGCCGCCGGCCAGAAGAACGGCGTCGCCGGCGGCGTCAATTACAGGGACGTCATCGGTGGCGTGGGCGTCCAGGCGTCAGGCGGTTTCCTGCGGGCGGAGTCATTCTCCGGTGGCGCCAATACCAACAACGCCAATCTGCTCGCCTACAATGCCGGCGCGCAGCTCAGTTATGGCGGTTTTGCCGTCGGCGGCGGGTGGATGTACGTCCCGCAAGGGCAGCGGACCGCAACGACGCGGTTCAACGGCTCAAGCTGGTCGGCCGGCGCCTCCTACGAATTCGGCCCCTACAAGGTCGGTGCCGACTACTTCAGCGGCAACAATAACCGGACACCCAACGGCGGCAAAGATCGGCTCGATCAGGCCGCGCTGAGCGGAACCTACGTGCTTGGCCCGGGAATCAGGCTTGTCGGCGGCCTCTTCTACTACAACTGGCAGGCCGAGAATAAACTCTCCGAAAATGAAAACGGCATCGGCGCCGCGACCGGGCTCAAGTTGTCCTTCTGA
- a CDS encoding molybdopterin-dependent oxidoreductase — protein MPRLRSAMMATLVMMASPALADAPAACPGGYAPAVRIGGTVAHPLKLTLADLQARPSTRLTVSYYSGKSGLVTETYTGVLVSDLLDEAEVKLSAGQKNDLLRRYLLVTATDCYQVVVAVPEVLSTFGGQAAILAYADGDGHPLDDSEGMARLIVPGDKSGGRSVSNVTHIIVRTPGPAPQTTAP, from the coding sequence ATGCCCAGATTGCGTTCCGCAATGATGGCCACGCTGGTGATGATGGCATCACCCGCGCTCGCCGATGCTCCCGCCGCCTGCCCCGGGGGCTACGCTCCCGCCGTCCGCATTGGCGGAACCGTCGCCCACCCGCTGAAACTCACGCTCGCCGACCTGCAGGCGCGGCCGAGCACACGGCTTACGGTCTCCTATTACTCAGGAAAAAGTGGCCTCGTCACCGAGACCTACACCGGTGTGCTCGTCTCGGATCTGCTGGATGAAGCGGAAGTGAAGCTCAGCGCCGGTCAGAAGAACGACCTTTTGCGCCGCTATCTCCTGGTGACCGCAACCGACTGCTATCAGGTGGTCGTCGCCGTTCCCGAGGTCCTCTCCACCTTCGGCGGTCAGGCGGCGATCCTCGCCTACGCCGACGGCGACGGCCATCCCCTTGACGACAGCGAGGGCATGGCGCGACTGATCGTTCCCGGCGACAAGTCGGGCGGGCGATCGGTCTCCAACGTCACTCACATCATCGTTCGCACACCCGGCCCCGCCCCGCAGACAACCGCACCTTGA
- a CDS encoding TrkH family potassium uptake protein, whose amino-acid sequence MAYAQSYRRLAASPVINLPAVFFFVGVILCGFGGAMLIPALFDVAESNDDYRVFITCAAISIFVGLSLALAFHRHRSSMGIREVMLTVPATWMTVVAFAALPFVFSSLHLPYVDAVFETMSGVTATGSTVIVGLDTAPTGLLLWRWLLIWLGGFGFVTLAVLVLPFLRIGGQQLFVIDLSAQAGKFVPRMIDLVLNIALVYLAITVGGAIAYRLEGMSTFDAIGHSMAAVATGGFSSHDAGIGYFKSPAIEWTASVQMLLSALPFSLYIEALRRGPRALTQDAQVRLFLAIIGSAVFSLFLWRVAWNEAPIIEALREATFNVVSIITTTGFTSQDFSQWGGFAQVLLLSLMLVGGCTGSTAGGIKMFRLCLMLSGLRAQTHRQIYPHGSFVVTYNRAPVVDAVRAGVSLYVFVYTSTFLLFALALSFCGLGLDAALGGSATALGGVGPGLGSTIGPCCTFAPLPEAAKWLLTIEMLAGRLEILTLVIPLTRTFWRT is encoded by the coding sequence ATGGCCTACGCCCAGTCTTACAGACGACTAGCCGCTTCCCCGGTCATCAACCTGCCGGCGGTGTTCTTTTTCGTCGGCGTGATCCTTTGCGGCTTCGGCGGCGCCATGCTCATTCCCGCATTGTTCGACGTCGCCGAAAGCAACGACGACTACCGTGTCTTCATTACCTGCGCGGCGATCTCCATATTCGTCGGCCTCAGCCTGGCGCTGGCCTTTCATCGCCATCGCTCGTCGATGGGCATCCGTGAAGTCATGCTGACCGTCCCGGCGACGTGGATGACGGTCGTCGCCTTTGCCGCCCTGCCCTTCGTTTTTTCCAGTCTCCATCTGCCTTACGTTGATGCGGTGTTCGAGACCATGTCCGGGGTCACCGCCACCGGCTCGACGGTGATCGTCGGTCTCGATACCGCTCCCACCGGCCTGCTGCTCTGGCGCTGGCTGCTGATCTGGCTGGGCGGCTTTGGCTTCGTAACCCTCGCCGTTCTCGTCCTGCCGTTCCTGCGGATCGGCGGCCAGCAGTTGTTCGTCATCGACCTCTCGGCGCAGGCGGGGAAGTTCGTCCCGCGCATGATCGACCTCGTGCTCAACATCGCCCTGGTCTACCTCGCGATCACCGTCGGCGGCGCCATCGCCTACCGCCTCGAAGGCATGAGTACATTCGATGCCATCGGCCATTCAATGGCCGCGGTCGCCACCGGCGGTTTTTCGTCGCATGATGCCGGCATCGGCTATTTCAAGAGCCCGGCGATCGAATGGACCGCATCGGTGCAGATGCTGTTGAGCGCGTTGCCGTTCTCGCTTTACATCGAAGCCTTGCGTCGGGGTCCGCGCGCACTCACGCAAGACGCACAGGTGCGTCTGTTCCTGGCGATCATCGGCTCGGCCGTTTTCAGCCTGTTCCTGTGGCGCGTCGCCTGGAACGAGGCGCCGATCATCGAGGCGCTACGCGAAGCGACGTTCAACGTTGTCTCGATCATCACCACCACCGGCTTCACCTCGCAGGACTTCAGCCAGTGGGGCGGATTCGCCCAGGTGCTGCTCTTGTCGTTGATGCTTGTCGGCGGCTGCACCGGCTCCACCGCCGGTGGGATCAAGATGTTCCGGCTCTGTCTGATGCTGAGTGGCCTGCGCGCCCAGACCCACCGCCAGATCTATCCGCACGGCAGCTTCGTCGTCACCTATAACCGCGCTCCCGTCGTCGACGCCGTGCGCGCCGGCGTCAGTCTTTATGTCTTCGTCTATACCTCAACGTTCCTGCTCTTCGCGCTGGCGCTGTCGTTTTGCGGGCTCGGCCTGGACGCGGCGCTCGGCGGCTCCGCTACCGCGCTCGGCGGCGTCGGACCGGGACTGGGATCGACGATCGGCCCTTGCTGCACCTTCGCTCCGCTACCCGAAGCGGCAAAATGGCTGCTGACGATCGAGATGCTCGCCGGCCGCCTCGAAATTCTCACCCTCGTCATCCCGCTCACCCGCACCTTCTGGCGCACCTGA
- a CDS encoding glycosyltransferase, producing MSDFDPTWLLLNLDTPTLVSTLLIALLLDVPRYTFAFLAIAVSDRFSRNHNRQRGRKPAQPLVTVILAGHNESAAVARCVRSLREQSYRRIEIVCVDDGSSDGMKRELRRLRGNDQIDAAFTTRLRCGQSSAVNLGFSAARGEIILVTDCDCTFDHDAIAHMVAAFDHPRVGAVAGNVGIRNTGCSMLAALQAVEYLMCISIGKRIMETFGQVTCVSGAFGAFRRRAFIEVGGFDSGAGEDLDITLRLRRAGWQIRFADQAWCLTDAPESLARFVRQRLRWERDALRLRLRKHRQTINPASRSLRTSELFHQFEFVLGHVGLTFAFPLYVGWLVFTFGGGAVSILVLVTVFYMLLDAIAVICALASSDRPDAWRLLPYVIIYGPFQTYLVRSVRLYAYVQELVFRRSYHDNYVPARVLAEVPRY from the coding sequence ATGAGCGATTTCGACCCAACGTGGCTATTGCTCAATCTGGATACTCCCACCTTGGTCTCGACGCTGTTGATCGCGCTGCTGCTCGATGTGCCGCGCTATACGTTTGCCTTTCTTGCCATCGCCGTCAGCGACCGTTTTTCGCGCAACCACAATCGGCAACGCGGCCGGAAGCCCGCGCAGCCCCTGGTCACCGTCATCCTTGCCGGTCATAACGAATCCGCCGCCGTCGCCCGTTGCGTTCGCTCCTTGCGCGAACAGAGCTATCGGCGCATCGAAATCGTCTGCGTCGACGACGGCTCCTCCGATGGAATGAAGCGGGAACTCCGGCGCCTGCGAGGAAACGACCAGATCGATGCCGCCTTCACCACCCGGCTTCGCTGCGGCCAGTCGAGCGCTGTCAACCTCGGGTTTTCCGCGGCACGTGGCGAAATCATTCTCGTCACCGACTGCGACTGCACCTTCGATCACGATGCCATCGCCCATATGGTCGCGGCGTTCGACCATCCTCGGGTGGGAGCGGTCGCCGGCAACGTCGGGATCCGCAACACCGGCTGTTCGATGCTGGCCGCATTGCAGGCTGTCGAATACCTGATGTGCATCTCCATCGGTAAACGGATCATGGAGACCTTCGGCCAGGTCACCTGCGTATCGGGAGCCTTCGGCGCCTTTCGCCGTCGCGCCTTCATCGAGGTCGGCGGATTCGATAGCGGTGCCGGCGAGGATCTCGACATCACGCTGCGCCTGCGCCGGGCCGGCTGGCAAATCCGCTTCGCCGATCAGGCCTGGTGCCTGACGGACGCGCCCGAAAGCCTCGCACGGTTCGTTCGCCAACGGCTGCGATGGGAACGCGACGCTCTACGCCTGCGCCTGCGCAAGCATCGCCAGACGATCAATCCCGCCAGCCGCAGCCTGCGGACCAGCGAGCTGTTCCACCAGTTCGAGTTCGTCCTGGGACACGTCGGCCTGACCTTCGCATTTCCGCTCTATGTCGGCTGGCTGGTGTTCACGTTCGGTGGCGGCGCGGTATCGATCCTCGTGCTCGTCACCGTGTTTTACATGCTGCTCGATGCCATCGCCGTGATCTGCGCCCTTGCCAGCTCTGATCGCCCAGACGCCTGGCGGCTGCTGCCGTACGTGATCATCTATGGTCCGTTCCAGACCTATCTGGTACGCAGCGTCCGGCTCTACGCCTACGTTCAGGAGCTGGTTTTCCGGCGCTCCTACCACGACAACTATGTACCGGCACGTGTTCTGGCCGAGGTACCACGGTATTGA
- a CDS encoding biotin/lipoyl-binding protein encodes MIRRLRDRRSVDRIPIDLRRRRGRGGQWVYLALLFGFFLWLADLVIGPLLRLEAGGLVIAEHVSIGVPFTAQVKEVAVVPGAAVKAGDKLAQVNSLDLSLSIATLTARNAELLAKRAEIQQRARVAAAVLPIARDREHQADLALERIRSARDGGNVSLATWSMALSERFTASERVAVLQAEAFTADSSINAVDAALTDTTQALDQMSRTYGDGVLVAPEDGIVGFGTARPGDVLTVGQPLMVLYGHEHYVLAYLETGTLYSLSVGDEVQITDGFHRSTGRIADILPVAEQLPEEFRKIFQPRGRSQVARITLLHGVDFPLFSKVSISGIGWLSPGTFIRVWLDNLLQDKTNAPRPTTPATGPSAS; translated from the coding sequence TTGATCCGTCGGCTGCGCGACAGACGAAGCGTCGATCGCATCCCCATCGACCTGCGCCGCCGGCGCGGCCGCGGCGGACAATGGGTTTACCTCGCGCTGCTGTTCGGGTTTTTCCTCTGGCTCGCCGATCTGGTGATCGGACCGCTTCTCCGACTGGAAGCGGGAGGCTTGGTCATCGCCGAGCATGTCTCGATCGGCGTTCCGTTCACCGCCCAGGTCAAGGAGGTCGCCGTCGTGCCGGGTGCCGCGGTGAAGGCCGGTGACAAACTCGCCCAGGTAAATTCTCTCGATCTGTCCCTCAGCATTGCCACCTTGACGGCGCGCAACGCCGAACTGCTGGCGAAGCGCGCCGAGATCCAGCAACGCGCGCGCGTCGCGGCGGCCGTTCTGCCCATCGCCCGCGACCGCGAACACCAGGCCGACCTCGCGCTCGAGCGCATCCGCAGCGCCCGCGACGGCGGGAATGTCTCGCTCGCCACCTGGTCGATGGCGCTATCGGAACGATTCACCGCCAGCGAGCGGGTGGCGGTGCTGCAGGCCGAGGCATTCACCGCGGATTCCAGCATCAATGCCGTCGACGCCGCCTTGACCGATACGACGCAGGCGCTCGATCAGATGAGCCGAACCTACGGCGATGGCGTCCTCGTCGCCCCGGAGGACGGCATTGTCGGTTTCGGAACCGCCCGCCCGGGCGACGTGTTGACCGTCGGCCAGCCGCTGATGGTGCTTTACGGTCACGAACACTACGTCCTCGCCTACCTCGAAACCGGAACGCTCTATTCGCTGTCGGTCGGCGACGAGGTCCAGATCACCGACGGCTTTCATCGTTCCACAGGCCGTATCGCCGATATCCTGCCGGTCGCCGAACAGCTTCCGGAAGAGTTTCGCAAGATCTTCCAACCGCGCGGCCGCAGTCAGGTCGCGCGTATCACCCTGTTGCACGGGGTGGACTTCCCGCTGTTCTCCAAAGTCTCGATCAGCGGCATCGGCTGGCTGTCCCCGGGCACGTTCATCCGCGTCTGGCTGGATAACCTGCTTCAAGACAAGACAAATGCCCCCAGGCCGACGACACCCGCCACAGGGCCCTCGGCGTCGTGA
- the trmFO gene encoding methylenetetrahydrofolate--tRNA-(uracil(54)-C(5))-methyltransferase (FADH(2)-oxidizing) TrmFO, whose translation MSSTPPSPVHVVGGGLAGCEAAWQLAVAGVPVVLHEMRPSRMTPAHQTGDLAELVCSNSFRSDDAEASAIGLLHAEMRCARSLIIATADDHRVPAGSALAVDRTGFSAAVAAAIAGHPLIEVRREEVVADPPTDWENIIIATGPLTSAPLADWLRALTGEDALAFFDAIAPIVYHDSIDFTKAWRQSRYDKGNGDDYVNCPLSRVEYEAFIAALRTAETTPLRDWERETPYFEGCLPIEVMAERGPQTLAFGPMKPVGLRNPHDDNQRPYAVVQLRQDNALGSLYNIVGFQTKLKHGEQVRLFRTIPGLEHAEFARLGGLHRNTFVNARKVLDETLRLRARPTVRLAGQITGCEGYVESAAIGLLAGRFTAAERRGSPPQRPPATTALGALLRHLTDHATSETFQPMNVNFGLFPPLNFDAALKLRPRGAERKRALTARARDDLGAWIGEEEEVGLSGQARGTGASSPGS comes from the coding sequence ATGAGTTCCACTCCCCCTTCACCGGTGCACGTCGTCGGCGGCGGTCTTGCCGGCTGTGAGGCGGCGTGGCAGCTCGCCGTCGCCGGCGTGCCGGTCGTCCTCCACGAGATGCGCCCGTCTCGCATGACGCCGGCTCACCAGACGGGCGACCTCGCCGAATTGGTCTGCTCCAACTCATTCCGCTCGGACGACGCCGAGGCGAGCGCCATCGGGCTGCTGCATGCGGAAATGCGGTGCGCCCGCTCGCTGATCATCGCCACCGCAGACGATCACAGGGTTCCCGCGGGCAGCGCGCTCGCCGTCGATCGCACCGGCTTCAGCGCCGCCGTCGCCGCCGCGATCGCCGGCCATCCCCTGATCGAGGTCCGGCGCGAGGAGGTGGTTGCCGACCCGCCGACGGACTGGGAGAACATCATCATCGCCACCGGCCCACTGACCTCCGCGCCGCTCGCCGACTGGCTGCGGGCGCTGACCGGCGAGGATGCGCTGGCGTTCTTCGATGCGATCGCGCCGATCGTCTATCACGACAGTATCGACTTCACCAAGGCATGGCGCCAGTCACGCTACGACAAGGGCAACGGCGATGACTACGTCAACTGCCCCTTGAGCCGCGTTGAATACGAGGCGTTCATTGCGGCGCTGCGCACGGCCGAAACCACGCCACTACGCGACTGGGAGCGCGAGACCCCCTACTTCGAAGGCTGCCTGCCGATCGAGGTGATGGCGGAGCGCGGCCCGCAGACACTGGCCTTCGGGCCAATGAAGCCGGTCGGCCTGCGCAATCCGCATGACGACAACCAACGGCCCTATGCCGTGGTCCAGCTTCGTCAGGACAATGCGCTGGGCAGTCTCTATAATATCGTCGGCTTTCAGACCAAGCTGAAGCACGGAGAGCAGGTCCGCCTGTTCCGCACCATTCCCGGCCTCGAGCACGCCGAATTCGCCCGGCTGGGTGGCCTGCACCGCAATACCTTCGTTAATGCCCGCAAAGTGCTCGACGAGACACTGCGCTTGCGCGCACGGCCCACGGTCCGGCTCGCCGGGCAGATCACCGGCTGCGAAGGCTACGTCGAGAGTGCCGCCATCGGCCTGCTCGCCGGGCGATTCACCGCCGCGGAACGACGCGGCTCACCGCCGCAGCGCCCTCCGGCCACCACCGCCCTCGGCGCGCTGCTGCGCCACCTCACCGATCACGCGACCAGCGAGACGTTTCAGCCGATGAATGTCAACTTCGGGCTGTTTCCGCCGCTCAATTTCGATGCCGCACTGAAGCTGCGCCCACGCGGAGCCGAGCGTAAGCGCGCGCTCACCGCTCGCGCCCGCGACGACCTCGGAGCATGGATCGGCGAGGAAGAAGAGGTCGGCCTCAGTGGTCAAGCCAGGGGCACCGGAGCATCGTCGCCCGGTTCCTAG
- a CDS encoding ankyrin repeat domain-containing protein, giving the protein MKRFLRYGLLILAGCFAAASGDMVRPTAADAAPIAAKTINATKNLFQAVYADDMAGVRSSIDDGADIDAHDRWGMTPADIAIDRGHFRIAHFLVSVRNVRRNQSGQAEAAALHAPPVAMTAPGGALPVNQSPAKAAAPAIDSLSVSSGQAEPAAWPAGTPNPFDPATPAPGSQLRIAAPNSMTR; this is encoded by the coding sequence ATGAAACGCTTTCTTCGCTACGGTCTCCTCATCCTCGCCGGCTGCTTCGCTGCGGCGTCAGGCGACATGGTGCGTCCCACCGCAGCCGACGCGGCGCCGATCGCGGCGAAAACCATCAATGCCACCAAGAACTTATTTCAGGCCGTCTATGCCGATGACATGGCGGGGGTGCGTTCCAGCATTGATGACGGCGCCGATATCGACGCCCATGACCGCTGGGGAATGACGCCCGCCGATATTGCCATTGACCGCGGCCACTTCCGAATCGCCCACTTCCTCGTCTCCGTCCGCAACGTCCGCCGCAACCAAAGCGGGCAGGCCGAGGCAGCCGCGCTTCACGCCCCGCCAGTGGCAATGACCGCCCCCGGCGGCGCGTTACCGGTGAATCAGTCACCGGCGAAAGCTGCAGCGCCGGCGATCGATTCGCTGTCGGTGTCGAGCGGCCAGGCCGAACCCGCGGCATGGCCGGCCGGAACGCCCAATCCGTTCGATCCCGCGACACCGGCTCCCGGCTCTCAACTCCGCATCGCAGCCCCCAACAGCATGACTCGCTGA